The DNA sequence GTGTCCCCGGAGTGGCGCGAGGCGAACACCAGCAGGTCGGGTTCGCAGTCGAACGCGTCGGCGGGCGACTCGAGTTCGATGTGGAGGCCGTCGAACGAGCGGAGTTCGGCACCGTCAGTCCGGTAGTAGGTGCCGCCGCCGTCGGCCGGATCGCGGTCGTCGTCGGTCCGTTCCGTCCAGTCCGCGCGCTCGCGGAGGTGGTCACAGATGTGGACCGACGCGCGATCGGCGCGGCTTTCGACGATGGCGAGGGTCATACCGGAAGCGGGGGCGGGAGGCCGTTAACGGAATCGATTCGCCGTTCCCGGAGGTGCGTGAAGGCGCCGCATATTACCATAGGTGGCGCGCGGTAGCCGGTGACGAACTTTTGCATATGGCCGAACTAGTGATACGTCCTTCGATACCCAAGATGACCGATACCGATCGGACTGGTGGGCCGGACGAGTTTCCCGTCGAGGCGCGTCGGGTAGCCAATCTGGTACCCAACTGTGCGATCTACGTCCTCGATCGGGACGGCTACGTGGCGGTCTGGAGCGAGGCTGCCAGTCGACTCACCGGCTACCCCCAGTCCGACGCCGTCGGCATCCACTACGAGCAGTTCTTCCCGGACCCGGTACGCGAAGAAGACCGGGCCGAGCAACTGCTCTCCGAGGCGGCCGCGGACGAACAGGTCCGGACCGAGGGGTGGCGGCGGAAACGCGACGGTTCGTTGTACCGGGCCCGCGAGGTCCTCGCCGTGGTGCGAGACGGGGACTCGGCGGCGGCGAACGGATACGTGGTCGTCACGCACGACGTGACCGTCGAGCACGAGCAGGCGGACGCGCTTCGCACCGAGAAGGCGGTCGTCGAGAGCATTCTGGACGCGCAGCCGGACATCCTCTACGCGTTCGACCGCGACGACACCCTGCTTCACTGGAACGATCGGCTCGAGACGGTGACCGGCTACGATCCCGACGACCTCGCCGACATGGGGCCGCTCGCGTTCGTCGCCCCGGAGGACCGCGACCGGATCGGGGAGGCGATCGATCGGATCCTCGAGGCGGGCGATCGGGTCGCGCTCGAGGGGACCCTCCTGACTGCGGCGGGAGAGCGGCTCCCCTACGAGTTCAACAGCGCCCCGATCGTCGACGAGCACGGGACCGTGCTGGGCTTTACCGGCGTCGGCCGGGACGTCAGCGACCGACGGGCGCGCGAGCGGGAACTCCGCGAGGAGCGGGCGTTCACGGAGAGCGTCTTCGCCGCCCAGCCCGACATCGTCTACGCGTTCGACGCGGACGGAACCTTCCGCAAGTGGAACGAGCAGGTGCCGGCCGTCACGGGGTACTCGGACGCGGAACTGGCCGAGATGGAGCCGGACGAGTTCGTCCCCCCGGAGGACCGCGACCGGATCGGGGAGGCGATCGATCGGATCCTCGAGGCGGGCGAGCAGACCACCGCGGAGGCGGAGCTCCTGACGAAAGACGGCACGCGGATTCCCTACGAGTTCAGCGGGGCCCGAATGCGCGCCGAGGACGGCACCGTGCTGGGATTCACCGGCGTCGGCCGCGACGTGAGCGATCGAAAGGCACGCGAACGAGAACTCGAACGGATCGACCAACTCAACGGCGTCATTCGGGCGATCAACGACGAACTCGTCAGTGTCGAGACGCGACGG is a window from the Halosolutus amylolyticus genome containing:
- a CDS encoding PAS domain S-box protein; translation: MTDTDRTGGPDEFPVEARRVANLVPNCAIYVLDRDGYVAVWSEAASRLTGYPQSDAVGIHYEQFFPDPVREEDRAEQLLSEAAADEQVRTEGWRRKRDGSLYRAREVLAVVRDGDSAAANGYVVVTHDVTVEHEQADALRTEKAVVESILDAQPDILYAFDRDDTLLHWNDRLETVTGYDPDDLADMGPLAFVAPEDRDRIGEAIDRILEAGDRVALEGTLLTAAGERLPYEFNSAPIVDEHGTVLGFTGVGRDVSDRRARERELREERAFTESVFAAQPDIVYAFDADGTFRKWNEQVPAVTGYSDAELAEMEPDEFVPPEDRDRIGEAIDRILEAGEQTTAEAELLTKDGTRIPYEFSGARMRAEDGTVLGFTGVGRDVSDRKARERELERIDQLNGVIRAINDELVSVETRRELERAIVEAFVTVDSIAGAVVGTYDAPDGFDPRVQAGGDVPADAGLLPEPAEASAVDPADIAGERERVATRRHLQEDPIDEWRAVADEDGYRAVVAVPFVAERRLVGMLGLYASVPDAFDDREREILQEFGGTIGHAINAMAVRRLLYADTVVELEFEATDRGDVCIDLSREGDCRLSIDHLLPLTDEVFVYYLTASGIDADRFRDLATARPEIGELRRIDGDPTAHRWEVEIHGSTIAAFLTEYGARVRSQEIDGGVATLVVEASPDTAVRELTDAFQSTYPETTLVAKRTVERPLDAGGDFGSAIDPDLTEKQRTALEAAYYGGYFEWPSRQSDAGDVADRLGIARQTFHQHLRVAEAKLLEAYLEDGT